AAACACGCTTTCATTCACATTtgctctattttattgataCTCCTCACAGGGAATCACAATGCACTCTATCATGtgttgtatgtatgtatgtacgtATGTATGTAGTGTAACTCATGCTCACAGAAGCAGCATCCTCGTCCGCTTCTTATGGGCAGGTGACGCCGGGAATGCAGCCTGGTACGCACTCGACGGTAGGATCACAGCATGCCTGGTGCGGCCAGTCGCACACCATATCCTTGGCGTTGAAATGCAGCCCTCCGGGACAGTCAAACTCGCACGCTCGTCCGGATTGGCACTTGTAGAACTTGGCGCAGTTCGTGCTCGGTAGCAGTACCGGCTTGGTACCGTCGCGCGGTGGGCAACGCATATCCTCGACGCAGTTAAGCGGACAGGTGACCGAAGGATCGCATGGCGTATCCGGCAGTGTTGGAATGGGAGTTGGCGCTGGAGTGGGAACTGGTGTGGGAACGGGGGTGGGTACGGGGGTGGGTACGGGGGTGGGTACGGGAACTGGTGTGGGAGCTGGTGTGGGAATTGGAGCAGGTGTAGGTCCCGTTGGCGGGCAGGTTACGCCTGGAATGCACGGATCGCAGGGTACGGTCGGATCACAGCAGGCACGCTCGGGCCAATCGCAAGCGTTCTGCTTCGGGTTGAAGTGCAGCAGTGGCGGACAGTTCATTGGGCAGGCGAATGGTCCGGAACATTTGTAGAACATGGCACAGTTGTTGTGCGGTAGCAGTATCGTATCTTGCGACGAGGCAGGACAGTTCGGGTTGGGCACGCAGTTGCTCGGTGGCGGATCAGGCAGACCGCACTGGATGCTTGGATCGCAGCACGCTCTGTTCGGCCAATCGCACGACTGTTCGCGTGGATTATAGTGCAGCCCGACGGGGCACAGCTGTTCGCAGGCATTGCCACTGTTGCACTTGTAGAATTTGCTGCAGTCGGTGTGCGGAAGCAGCACCGGATAGAGTGGATCCTTGGCCGGGCAGTTCGGATGTGGGTGGCAGTTGAACGTGGGACAGGTAACGGACGGGTCACACGGTTGCTGACCGCTGGTAAGCACCGCTGCCAGCGTGACAGCTAGGAAGAGTGGAAGGTACATTGCCGTACTGAGTGGGGTTTTGCCGGTGTGCTGGTCGAGACTTTCGCGTCGGGGCAGGGCAGTAGTGGCACGCTGAAACCTAAGAAATGAGCTGCCGAGGGCGAACTGTGGCTGGACCGACGGTTGCCGTGTGCTTTATATACAAATTCCCATTTCGCGTCTAGCAAAACGGGGCCTTATCGATGATGCTCGCAATCAGATCGCGGCACTCAGCGATGTGGATAGTATCGGTATCAACTACCTCCAAATGTTTTTGCAATTAGTGAACCCGCTGGTGGTTACATGTGGTCGGATGCGTTTCTGGCGTTGTTCGCCAAGGTTGTGCTTTGCACATCTAAGCACGTGTTACCCCGTGAGAGCATTCTTCACCGTAAGGCGTGCATGACGTACCCAGCCCCGATATGTATCTTTTGCCGGGCTGAACTTACTTTTCGGACGAACCTCgaacacaaacagaaacactTCCGATAGTAGCGTATGTCTACCATGATGCATTACCCGATAGTTTCTGTAGGAAGAGACATTGGACATGATAACATGGCCGTTTCGGTCAGACAACGGGACAACGGTCATGACAACCCCTGGTTACGTCACGGCGAATACAATGTTGGGACGAGCACATGTGCGGTTATGTACGTTAATTGTAAACAGATTTACTACAACAGATAGCCGAAAATAGCATGTCCATTGCCAACGGTGAAAGAAAGAACTGAAAAGCGAAGCATTGTGAGCAACATTAGAATGCACTAGAAGCAAGATGATCTTTCCAAGTTAGATAGTACTTTTTGCGACAGACATCTGAAGTAGTGCATTCcataaaatacttttatttttcatatcttAATTTTAGATTACACGTAGCAGCAAATACTTTACGTTCTTCTATTGAATCGATTCCCAGTAGACTACACCTGGACTTGAAAATGACGGTCCGCAAACGTGACGAAAGACCTTTGCACACGCGCGTTATCGTTTTCCAACCAATTCGAACCAAGTGTTTGAAACTGTGTCGGCAGCGAATTATGGAAAAGCCATATCTGAGATACTTTACGGAGTCCTAACAGGATGAAAGACGATTAACCAACCGTCGATAAGTGAGGTGTAGAAACGTGTCTTTAATAAGCTTAAAAATTGGAGACGTAGCAGccgtaagtaagtaagtaagtaagtaagtaagtaagtaagtaagtaagtaagtaagtaagtaagtaagtaagtaagtaagtaagtgagtaagtaagtaagtaagtaagtaagtttgTAAGTAAgttagtaagtaagtaagtaagtaagtaagtaagtaagtaagtaagtaaataagtaagtaagtaagtaagtaagtaagtaagtaagtaagtgagtaagtaagtaagtaagtaagtttgTAAGTAAgttagtaagtaagtaagtaagtaagtaagtaagtaagtaagtaaataagtaagtaagtaagtaagtaaataagtaagtaagtaagtaagtaagtaagtaagtaagtaagtaagtaagtaagtgagtaagtaagtaagtaagtaagttagtaagtaagtaagtaagtaagtaagataGCCGATTGAACTTTGCAtgcatgtatgtgtatgtgtatatatttgtttcaattacatATGTGGGTTAGTATTCGCTTATAATCATGGTTAGGGTTAGTTAGTTTGGTGCAATGCTGCTGATGCAACGCCATGTCCTTACGGCGAACCGTAAAGCAATATGTTGCAGAAGCATTTGTGCGTTGGATTGTTCCATTGAACGCTcgagacaaaaaaaggaaactttcTTATAGATCGTATTGTTAATACAGGGTGAATAAATACGctttataaataaaagattTCTTGTCTGTGGCCACCAACTGCTGTTTTAACGCAGGTTTAAGAATTGGGGTTGTGGTTGACGGCATACAGCAATTAGAAATCAATTATTGATAAATTGTAGGTATAAGCACTTATTCCCAACACTAAACGCTAAGTCTAAGCCTACATCCGAATCCTTGTCAGTTGTTGCGGTTGTCAATCTCGTGGTGGGTATAATCTGGCTCCATTAGAGCCGGAACGATCGAATGCTGCATGTGATACCTGGAATGCAGGGCGGATCGCATAGAACCGTTGGATCACAGCATGCACTTCCTGGCCAGTCGCACACGAACAGCTTCGCGTTGAAATGCAACCCCGGTGGGCAGGAGTGTTCGCAGGCCTTCCGGTTAGAACATTTGTAGAACTTGTGACATTCCGCGTGTGCAAAGAGCGTAGGCTTCAAGCCATCTAGTGCCGGACAGCGCATATCGTTGTGACAGTTGTTCGGCTCGCAGGTTACACCTGGAATGCAGGGAGTGTCGGGTAGGGTTGGCGGTGGCAGAGTAGGCGGCGGAAGCGTAGGTGgtggtagggtaggtggtggAAGAGTAGGTGGCGGAAGAGTAGGTGGCGGAAGAGTTGGTGGCGGAAGCGTTGGTGGAGCCGGTGTTGGTCCTACTGGAGGACAAGTGACTCCAGGAATACATGGAGGATTGCATGGTATGGTAGGATCACAGCAGGCGTTGCTTGGCCAATCGCACACACTCAAATCGTCGTTGAAATGTAAGCCCGGAGGACAGTTGTGCTCACAAGCGAATCCATTGTTGCACTTGTAGAACATTTCACAGGCCGGATGCGGAAGCAATTTGGGTGTGACTCCATTTCTTGGTGGACACCGACCATCTACAATGCAATTACCGGCATCACTTGGAGGACAAGTGACTCCTGGAATGCAGGGATCCGAAGGACCGGCCGTGGGAGTTACAGGTGGTGGAATGGTAGGCGGTGGTAGGGTTGGCGGTGGAACGGTTGGTGGTGGAAGGGTAGGTGGTGGAAGGGTAGGTGGAGGTAGGGTCGGTGGAGGAAGAGTAGGTGGTGGTAGGGTCGGTGGTGGGAGAGTCGGTGGTggaagtgttggtggtggaaggGTAGGTGGCGGAAGAGTTGGTGGTCCTACTGGAGGACAAGTTACTCCAGGAATACATGGAGATTCACATGGTATAGTTGGATCGCAACAGGCGTTGCTTGGCCAATCGCACACACTCAACTCTTTGTTGAAATGTAAACCCGCAGGACAGTCGTGTTCACATGCAAATCCATTGTTGCACTTGTAAAACATCGTGCAGTATGTGGGATGGGGAAGCAATGTCGGTGTTGGACCATTTCTTGCCGGGCATCCAGGGTAGATGATACAATTACCGGCATCACTTGGAGGACAAGTGACTCCTGGAATGCAGGGATCCGAAGGACCGGCCGTGGGAGTTACAGGTGGTGGAATGGTAGGCGGTGGTAGGGTTGGCGGTGGAACGGTTGGTGGTGGAAGGGTAGGTGGAGGTAGGGTCGGTGGAGGAAGAGTAGGTGgtggtagggtaggtggtggGAGAGTCGGTGGTGGGAGAGTAGGTGGCGGAAGAGTTGGTGGCGGAAGAGTTGGTGGTCCTACTGGAGGACAAGTGACTCCAGGAATACATGGAGATTCACATGGTATAGTTGGATCGCAACAGGCGTTGCTTGGCCAATCGCACACACTCAACTCTTTGTTGAAATGTAAGCCCGCAGGACAGTCGTGTTCACAAGCAAATCCATTGTTGCACTTGTAAAACATCGTGCAGTATGTGGGATGGGGAAGCAATGTCGGTGTTGGACCATTTCTTGCCGGGCATCCAGGGTAGATGATACAATTGCCGGCATCACTTGGAGGGCAAGTGACTCCTGGAATGCAGGGATCCGAAGGACCGGCCGTGGGAGTTACAGGTGGTGGAATGGTAGGCGGTGGTAGGGTAGGCGGTGGAAGGGTAGGTGGTGGAAGGGTAGgtggaggtagggtaggtggtggAAGAGTAGGTGGCGGAAGAGTTGGTGGTGGGAGAGTCGGTGGCGGAAGAGTTGGTGGCGGAAGAGTTGGTGGAGCCGGTGTTGGTCCTACTGGAGGACAAGTGACTCCAGGAATACACGGAGGGTTGCATGGTACGGTTGGATCACAGCAGGCGTTGTTTGGCCAATCGCACACACTCAACGCTTTGTTGAAATGTAAACCAGCTGGACAGTTATGTTCGCATGCTCTTCCATTGTCACACTTGTAAAACATGGTGCAGTACGTGGGATGGGGAAGCAATGTCGGTGTTGGACCATTCCAAGGCGGGCATGCAGCGTAGATGACACAATTACCGGCATCACTTGGAGGACAAGTAACACCTGGAATGCAAGGATCACCAGGGGTTGGAGCCGGTGTAGGAACAGGTGTGGGAGCTGGTGGTGGTCCCGGTGTTGGTACTGGCGGTGGAGCGGGAGTTGGTACTGGAGGTGGACCGGGTGTTGGTACCGGAGGTGGAGCGGGAGTTGGTAGTGGTGGGGGAACCGGAGTTGCTGGGGGATTCTCGCATGGCACTGAAGGATCACAGCAGGCAATTTCCGGACGTTCACAGCGCTGCAGCGCCTCACTGAAGTGTCCGTGAAGACAGGGCAAATCGCAGGCTTGCCCAGAGGCACATTTGTAGAATCTCTCGCAGGAGGTGGTATGTCTGAGGAGCAATGGATTGTTTGGATCATCAAACAGGGGACAGCGGCTGTCGGGTCGACATGCCGTAGTTGTCGCCGTACAAAAGGTCGGATTACAGCACGCCCTATCCGGCCAATCACAGCTACCTGTTGTGGGGGTGTCTTGTCTAAAGTGTTGCCCTGGTGGACACGGTAGCTGGCAGGCTTGGCCATTATCACATTTGTAAAATAGCGAACAGTCGGTGGGATGCCTCAGCACAGTGGGATCAAACGGATTGTCGAACACTGGACACCGAGGATCAGCAGCACAGATACTAACGGTCGGTCCTCGACACGGTATTCTATCATCGCAGCACGCTTGATCAGGCGCTTCGCAACGTCCTGTTTCCTTGCTGAAATGCGTCCCGGCTCCGCACGGTACCGGACATTTTCTGCCAAGATCACACTTGTAAAACATAGAGCAATCGGTTTCGTGTGGGAAGACGGTCGGAAAGAAGGGATCTTCATGGATTGGGCAGCGTACATCATCAACACACTGGGAACTGGGATTGCACAACGATTGGTCGCAACAAGCGACTTCCGGTCTTTCACACACCCCTTTCTGTGGCCAAAAGTGTTGTCCGATTGGGCAAGACAATAGGCACCGACTGCCGAGATCACACTTGTAGAACTGTGCACAGTTGGACTCATGCGGTAAGGTGGTCGGATTGTTTGGATTCTCGTTCGGATTGCAGCGTGCATCCGGGATACAGGTTCCGGGGGTTGGTACCGTCGGTGGTGGCGGCGTGGGAGCGGTCGGAATCGTTGGTGGCGCTGGTGTGGGAGCGGTTGGAACGGTCGGTGGCGCTGGTGTCGGAGGTGTCGGTGGAGGTGGCGTTGGTATGATCGGCGGTTCGGATGGCGGTGGGCAGGTCACACCTGGTATGCACGGATCGGAAGGCAAACACGGTAATGCACAGCAAGCTCGCTCTGGCCAATCGCAAACATTCGCCACGGGATTGAAGTGCAAATTGGCCGGGCAGTCGTACTCGCACGCTTCACCATTAGAACACTTGTAAAACTTGGCACAGTTGGTATGCGGCAGCAGTTTCGGTCCGTCGGGTGGATTCACCGCCGGACACCGACTGTCTGTGGTGCAGTTGAACGTTGCACAGGTTACGCCTGGGACGCATGGGTCCTGCGCTCGCACCAGGTGCAAAGTGACAGCAATCGCTGCCAGGAAAAGCTGCTTCATCGGTAGAGATGCTTGCGCCCGGCACCAGAATTGAAGCTGATCGAACTGCTGACTGACATAATGGTTGAATTCTCCAAGAATTTTTATACTACTCTCGCGCCGATCTTGAAACGGTTCTTTTCATGTGTCCGCCCGTTCTGGGATTTGGCGTGCTGCGCACGCTGACGTACTGTTTGCCAAATTGTAGTACATCGTACCGAGTGCTACCTGTTCCGGTTGTGGTTTGCTCACCTCGCCAAGCAGTATCTTGCGATGTGACGCATGTTGGCAATACACATCAACGTACGAAAGCAGCAGGAAGTAGTGCGAGGGTGTACTCTTGCCGGTGAGAACGGAACATTAAACGATATTCATTGTCATCGAAGTTCTTAGGTTCTAGCGCATACCCGAGGTCGGTGCGTGACCCTGCTAATGGGGCAACACCTCTAGCTCGCCAGTGATGCTTTCGTCCGAGAAACGTTCCGTCACTTTCACGCTCCCAAATCTTGAGGCATCGCGCTTCCTGCCGAACATTACATTATCTTAATTATTATCGCATGTCGGCGATCCAAAGTTCTAGTTCATGTTCATGGTATTTACAAGGTTCGCCTTTTATCGGTAAACATCGATACTGGGATGGCACTTTCAACAGCGTGCGGTGTCCGAGTCGTCAGTGTGAGCGTGGTCGCAGTTTTTACGTTTCGCGGTTCACCTGTTTCGTCGGCTCTTTCAAATGACGTCAACTGTTTCAATCGCGTCATCCCAGTTGAGATGTCTATTGCACCATCAGTTGTTCAACTTCCTACATTTAGTAACGGTACCTGTTAGGGGTAGACATTTtgcgactttttttttaatcaaagtCAAACACCATCGGTCTCTCTGTCTCTGATGCTGACACTCTATACTTGGTGCAGAATTTTGAAGGCtagcataaaataaattctatGTTGACTACTCTTATACCTCAGTGTCGACTTTTAGCCAGTTCTGACTTTTACCTCACAACGGATACATTAGAACGGAATTATACTTCTCTTGTTCAACTTAGGAGATGTCAGTTCATTTGACAGCGATTTGTTACTGGTTAGGTGTTAGGTGTAATTAATACTTaattaacactagaactatcaagcattttaatggttttaatttattgatcaCTGTTGCAACTTGCAACTGCGCTCTTTCTATTACATAAAACACTAACTgcacaaacataataaaacgCACAAAAATAACTTCTTTTAGTAATCTTTATTAAGAGGAGCTAAAAAATCACGTCCCCGTTTGCCGGGTTAGCATTTTTGTGTCTCTTTCTCCCGGTTGTTGATTCTCTTAGTTTGTGCATGATCGGCTCGATCGGTTTCAGAGCTCGATATGGCGCCCTCTACGGTCAAACGGTCGAAGCACGCTGTCGCATTCGAATCGACCGTTGAATAATATTCCAAAATCACTTTGCAAACAGCAATGGAAGACCTGGAAGATTATGGAAGATATGGAAGATAAATATATAAGACCTGGAAgtatatatatttatgtttaaacaggatatatatttatgttttaaagtcaccgcaaaaatgtgtttaaatatTACCAATCTCAGTATTTAGTGGTCTACGTTTCTACATCTACGATCTACAAATAAATGTACGCTACATGGCGTTAgaaatgttgtttaatttattgaaaaaggCACTTTTCGCAACGCATAATAATACCAAGATGCGAATCAGTAGACGAAGATGCTAAAGCGTCCagcattttcatcatcaacgaaaagaaaagagttTCGACTATTCTAGGTCGTTGTAGGTCGTTCAGATCTTATAAATACTGGAAATTCTATTGGTTTACATCCTTACACATCTCTGATCACCCTTCACATATCGAACATCTTTACAGATTAGTTAGAGACCATCCCACAGTCGCAACATTTCTAACATCTAACAGTGAGTTAGATGACATTTCCTTCAAGGTGATTAACTACGATGCAGTATGACGGATCTACGGAGCGGTCGCTGCAATCGTGCGCCGCATCTAAACGAAAGATACCATCTTAATGACGCATTCCACCTTTATCTTGCAACAAATGTACCTTGGCTCATGATACCGAGTTGCCTATTAATGTCTACAACCGGCGCGACTAATTGGCGTCCAATGTCTGGCAAGCGTTTGGAGATGTTTTAACAGCTTCGCCCGGTGCTTGTTGCAAGAAACAAGaggtacaaaaaacaaaacaaggataACGATTCATTTGGATGCTGATAAGAAGCAAACGGACGAGTGAGAGCGAGCACACAGATAGAGATGCGTTACCACCATCAGCGGCCCGAAGATTCAGCGCAGAAAGCATTTATGTCATTTAATAATGCTAGAGCATTCTGCACAGTTCTAGCAGAGGTTATATAAAATGCAGCtcgcaacatcagcagcattcCGGCAACAGGTTCCCAGTAGTGTGCAGTGTGCACAATGTTTACGAACGTGTTTATTCTATCCTTGGTATGCGTGTTGGTGGTATCTGCTGTGGACGTTGATCCACGATGTTCGCGTTACAGCCTAGGCATGCAGGCCCAGGTTCTGTCGTACGAGCAGGATTGTCGCAAGTTTGTTATCTGTGATATGGGCGGCAATGGACAGGTGTTGTCGTGCCCACCAGGGTTATACTTCAATGATGCCGCGCATGCGTGCTCGTTCGACATGGCGTCCTGTACGCACGGTGAGTTAAATGGTCCGACCGATACACTGCCATCGGTTCCCAGCCTTCCTGTTCCACTGCCATCCCTGCCTGTGCAACCCCAGCCACTTCCAATCCCGATACCACAGGTCCCGGCTTTACCACAGCCGATTCCCCTTCCGGAACTACCAATCATCCCTCAGATTCCACATGTCCCACCGGTAGTCGAGGTTCCGGTTGTGAGTGATTCGAAACCATCGGTACCAAACTGGATACCGATTATCACCGAACCTCCAACTGTTGCTTCCGTAGAGGAGCAAGCTGCAGTGGAACAGCATCCACCCCAAAGCGTAGGCATTCCACAGTCACGAGGTGCGTGTGTCGACAGAAAGCATAAAGCtcactttccatttcccatGACCAGGTCTGCTGGAATAAGGAGGCGGGTAAAATTTATCCCATTGCACACGACTGCGGCCTGTACGTTGTGTGCATGGGTAACGATAATGATGCGATCGTACAACGATGCCCCAAGGGTTTGCTGTACGACCACAAACACCAGCGCTGCGAGTTTGCCGACGCATCCTTCTGTGCGATGCCGCGCGTCGACGGACACCTGGTGCTGGATGTCCACGGCGTCGATATGAGCCTGCTGGAGGAAGAACGTTTAGAATCGCTGCTGGAAGAATCGTTCGCCGTTCCGGTGGTACCCATCCAGGAGGACACTTCCGAGCTCGTATCCGAAATGGTGCAGCGTGAACATCAACCGATACTTATTGTGCCAGAGCCCGAGAAGCAACCGGAACCGGCAGTGGAGTACAATTTCCGCATGATCGATAATCACCCGCGCTGTCTGGCACGTAGCAACATCCACCTGACCGTGGAGTTGCCGCACGATACCGACTGTTCGAAGTATTTGGTATGCGTTGGACGGGTCGCTATCGAGAAGAAGTGTCCGACCGGACAACACTGGAATGCAAAGCATAACTGGTGCGATCATGCTTCCGTTGTCGGTTGCACCTTGTAGGTATGGGTATTGATTCGCTGCTTTAGTAATGTACACATAAATCACATGGACCTTTTACACAATGCACATCGtgctgttgggtgtttcataatAAGGCAAAGAAATGTATTGTATTGCTGTTTTTACCGCACTCACCTGTACACGGAGATTTGTTGCATAACTTttcgcctaaaagtatgcaattggaAGGAACATTTTTGGCTGAGATGTGGAAAATCACAGAATCTTTCGGTTGACGGATCGTGTACCAATTGATTGCAGATGTtaaaatgtacacaattttgtTAACAGTTATATTTATTGTAAGTAAGTATGTTTCCCGGCAGTGTAGTGATAATAGCGCATCATTTCTCACATGACCAAAGCGGTATCACATCCCATTTGAACCGTTCTGCCGTACAGTACATGGATATCTAGGATGTAACACCTCGTATAACAAACAAGCCGAGGGACGGCCAGTAGTATAATGGTACCGGCGCCGGTcatcacacgacaggaccgggactaaatctcatccggaccaatccctcaTAGAAAtgattgactatccagctacgtgcTAACATTAAGTccagtaagccagaaatggcaggcatgacctagaaggtcaTTACGTCAagaagagatagagagaaagagtgggagagagagagagagagaaagaaaaagagaaagagaacaacTACACGTCTAACGACCATTGAATGATGTACGAGTTTAATCAATTGATAGGAATAACTTCTAATTGCATATATTTAGGGGTCACGACAGCCATATTCACAATGACCTTTCGTCGATTTTATTTCAGACACTTTGTCGAATCAGTTGAAACTAAGTTTACTTGTACAGCTAAGCCGAAAGCCTTCACCTAATaacttttcatgtttttttttctacgctaGTAAACACAACATTCTAGGTGTAAGTTGCATAAAGTTAGGAAAGCAGTCGCTTTTATTTAGCTGTTACGGTTGATATCGAATAACTATAAAACGCTTAATACAGTATGAGCCATATTGCTTGATGTTCGCTGTTAGTGCGTTCTACGCACGGTTAATTTACTTCCACCAACGGCTGCATTGGGCTTTGCTAGGCTCATCGCATCGCCCCACACCGCCGCTGTACTCGAGACCATATGGGCACTCGAGGATACAGGCCTGCCCGGAAAGACACTCGTAGAATCGGTTACAGTACAGCTCGTGGCTGAAGCTGATCGACACAGACCGCATACCAGCCGGCGGGCAGCGCTGCGACGGATGACAGGCGTTACGGTTCGATCGGCAGGGAATGCACGGGCACGTCGGACAGTTTGGATCGTTCGGTGGTATGTCGGGATCGCAGCCGGCAAGGAACGGCCACTCGCAGCGCATCTTCGTCGTGCTCCAGTGCAACCCATCCGGGCACTCCTTCAGGCACGCGTTACCCCAGCTGCATTTGTAGAACTGTGTGCAGCTGTCCGGATGCGGCAGGAACACCTCCACACCGTTGCCGGGCGGGCATTGCGGGTTCGGATGGCAGGCCACATTCTCTGGCGGGTCTTCGATGATTGGTGGATATTCGCATCCTGCCTGTGCCGGCCAGTCGCATACGTTCTCGCGTGTGTTGAAGTGCAGACCGGGCggacatttcatttcacagaTCAGCCCAAAGCTGCACTTGTAGAACTTGTCGCAGTCTTCATGCGGGAAGTAGGTAGGAACGCACTTTTCGCACTTTGGGCACCGGTTGTCCGGGAAGCAGTTCGAGGGCGGACATGTTGGGCAATCCACCCCCGGTGTGGTAATGATTTCGGTAGTTGTCGTAGTTATTGGTTCTTCTGTAGTGGTCGTTGTAATCGGTTCTTCTGTAGTGGTCGTTGTAATCGGTTCTTctgtagtggtagtagtaatCGGTTCTTCTGTAGTGGTCGTAGTAATTGGTTCCTCCGTAGTGGTCGTAGTAATCGGTTCTTCCGTAGTGGTCGTAGTGACTGGTTCTTCTGTAGTGATCGGTGGTTCTGGAGTTTCCGGATCCGAGGGAATTTCGCACTCCCTTGTGATAAAATCCCAATCTAGCCCAGGCGGACAAGCCATTTGACAGGCAGATCCATCCCGACAAATGTAAAACCAATCACTGCGATCCGGATGGGGCAGTTTCGTCGGCGGATCCGTATCAGGAACCGGACAGTCCGGGTGGGGCACACAGTCTGGTATTTTACAGATGGGTGGTACGACCGGTGTGCATTCCGCCAGCTCCGGTATGACGCAGCGTTGGAAAAAGCTGCTGAACCACGTTCCGATCGGACACTCGGTGGCACACGAATAGCCGTGCGAGTTGCAGGTAAAGTACGCATCGCATCGGCTCGGGTGGGGGAAAACCTTCGGCGGGACGATCGGATCACAGTCTACCGGGCACCGCAGATCAAGGAAGCACCCAGGCTCACAGATTTCATCCGGAATATTGATGCTGTCGTCCGTGCCGGTCTGCACCGTTGTTGTCGTCGGTGGTTGAGCGGCTCCCGGGTGACATTCCACTTGCTGTGGCCACACGCAAACTTTCATCGTGGCGTGGAACAGCAGGTTGGACGGACAAGCGAACAGTGCGGCCCCGGACTGTGTACATTGGTAGAAGAGCCCGCAGTTTTCCGGATGGGGCAGTTTGAAACCCGGTCTTAGCGTCGTGCACGGATCCACCACGGCACGTCCGAAGTACGACTCACCGTCGATGGTAATACTTTCCGTTTTGCGCTGATGGCACCTTCCCGGCGCTTCACTCGTGCATGTGCCGGTGGTAGCGTTGTAATATTGGTCGTCGCATGTCAGCAGTATGAACCTGTCATCCACACATTCCAGGTACTTGCGGCAGTCAGTCGGATGAGGTACGGTGCCGCGCTCGGCACACGGATCGACAGCGACGCTACAATGCAGCAGTGAAGCTACCACGGCTAGACTCGTCGCACACGCAACCCATCGTGGACAGACCATCTCGAGGCTGTGGTGCACGGACGCGGTATCCCTTTTGCCGTGCTTGACCGAACGGTCTGGTCAGTACTAGTGGCGTCCCGATATCGGGGGCCGGCTTTTGTAGGCTGCACACCGGTAGTCCGAAACATGCGCATTCTGACAGATGACAAGTTGACGAGCAAGATTCAATGCGACATCATCTCGTGTTGGTTCCATGTACAGGAAGCACAAACGTAAGTATTCACTTCCGCTGATTGGTTTGCTGGCATCTGCTGCCCCACCATTAGGTAATGGA
This region of Anopheles marshallii chromosome 2, idAnoMarsDA_429_01, whole genome shotgun sequence genomic DNA includes:
- the LOC128718446 gene encoding mucin-2-like, with amino-acid sequence MWQCAIVTLFALSLHGYANAQIADSRCPLVDNPPFHLPHETDCTLFYTCAYGMKYLKNCPPNQHFGFAIQRCDHPYFAECNLGGGLPTTTPPPTLPTTAPTLPTTAPTLPTTAPTLPTTAPTLPTTAPTLPTAAPTVPTVAPTVAPTPAPTVAPTPAPTIPTAPTPGVTTVTTPPTTVGPEVPTAPTITSAPTAAPTAAPTLPTTAPTIPTAPTPGPTIPTAPTPGPTTSDTAPTLPTAPTAPTAAPPTAPTAPPAVLFILLTCDDQYYNATTGTCTSEAPGRCHQRKTESITIDGESYFGRAVVDPCTTLRPGFKLPHPENCGLFYQCTQSGAALFACPSNLLFHATMKVCVWPQQVECHPGAAQPPTTTTVQTGTDDSINIPDEICEPGCFLDLRCPVDCDPIVPPKVFPHPSRCDAYFTCNSHGYSCATECPIGTWFSSFFQRCVIPELAECTPVVPPICKIPDCVPHPDCPVPDTDPPTKLPHPDRSDWFYICRDGSACQMACPPGLDWDFITRECEIPSDPETPEPPITTEEPVTTTTTEEPITTTTTEEPITTTTTEEPITTTTTEEPITTTTTEEPITTTTTEEPITTTTTEIITTPGVDCPTCPPSNCFPDNRCPKCEKCVPTYFPHEDCDKFYKCSFGLICEMKCPPGLHFNTRENVCDWPAQAGCEYPPIIEDPPENVACHPNPQCPPGNGVEVFLPHPDSCTQFYKCSWGNACLKECPDGLHWSTTKMRCEWPFLAGCDPDIPPNDPNCPTCPCIPCRSNRNACHPSQRCPPAGMRSVSISFSHELYCNRFYECLSGQACILECPYGLEYSGGVGRCDEPSKAQCSRWWK